A genomic region of Cannabis sativa cultivar Pink pepper isolate KNU-18-1 chromosome 1, ASM2916894v1, whole genome shotgun sequence contains the following coding sequences:
- the LOC133031102 gene encoding uncharacterized protein LOC133031102 has product MGDSSASYIHMVQHLIEKCLIFRMSKEECMEALSKHANIKPVITSTVWNELEKENKEFFEAYTESQSKEDKMSEEETSQMIQKMISDSSKDSDD; this is encoded by the exons ATGGGAGATTCTTCAGCTTCATACATACACATG GTGCAACACCTAATAGAGAAGTGCCTGATTTTTCGTATGAGTAAAGAGGAATGCATGGAAGCCCTGTCCAAACATGCAAATATCAAGCCTGTCATCACATCCACAG TGTGGAATGAATTAGAGAAAGAGAACAAAGAATTCTTCGAGGCATACACAGAATCCCAAAGCAAAGAAGACAAAATGTCTGAGGAAGAGACAAGCCAAATGATACAGAAAATGATTTCTGATTCATCCAAAGATTCCGACGACTAA